A section of the Methanoregula formicica SMSP genome encodes:
- a CDS encoding ArsR/SmtB family transcription factor: MRRVTHSCCKKTAGCKPEGKVPDIPEQIQQELDRLGGLDALLERMPPEDELEETSRVYHALSDPLRLSVLYLIRDQPLCVCIINRFTRLSGSKLSYHLNILKESGLIEGEYHGNWIIYSLTEKGQQFVAEPK; this comes from the coding sequence ATGAGGCGCGTGACACACTCCTGCTGTAAAAAGACAGCCGGATGCAAACCGGAGGGAAAGGTACCGGATATTCCCGAGCAGATCCAGCAGGAGCTTGACAGGCTCGGCGGTCTGGATGCTCTCTTGGAGCGAATGCCCCCGGAAGATGAACTCGAAGAAACGAGCCGGGTCTACCACGCGCTCTCTGATCCCCTGCGGCTCTCGGTTCTCTACCTTATCCGCGACCAGCCGCTCTGTGTCTGCATCATCAACCGGTTCACGCGTCTCTCCGGTTCGAAACTATCCTACCACCTCAATATCCTGAAAGAAAGTGGTCTCATCGAGGGGGAGTACCACGGTAACTGGATCATCTACTCACTGACAGAGAAAGGGCAACAGTTCGTTGCCGAACCGAAATAA
- a CDS encoding cupin domain-containing protein — MSCIDTDTPAGQDTVATEAEKRRVEDLPWNPHPKFSGVFLRHLVTGRDTGGRMSLHHVRVYPGCEIGDHAHAGQVEIHDVISGEGRCILAGREIPYSPGVMGIMPADTVHRVIAGDNGLLLLATFSPPLV; from the coding sequence ATGAGCTGCATTGACACTGATACACCAGCCGGGCAGGATACCGTTGCCACGGAAGCAGAAAAGCGCAGGGTGGAGGACCTCCCATGGAATCCCCATCCGAAATTCTCCGGGGTGTTCTTACGGCATCTCGTAACCGGGAGGGATACCGGTGGCCGGATGAGCCTCCACCATGTCCGCGTCTACCCGGGTTGTGAGATTGGCGACCATGCCCATGCAGGACAGGTAGAGATCCATGATGTCATCTCAGGCGAAGGGAGATGCATACTGGCCGGAAGGGAGATCCCGTACAGCCCTGGTGTTATGGGTATTATGCCTGCCGATACCGTCCACCGGGTGATTGCCGGAGACAACGGACTCCTGCTGCTTGCGACATTCTCGCCGCCGCTGGTATGA
- the hgcA gene encoding mercury methylation corrinoid protein HgcA: MEQSKNPCTCMPELQTRSCGCQESALKPAGIRTTDSTITFANRFDHFLARWSWKREAHRVEPGLYRLGNPGTESPVFASANYTLSFDALRSALAGTDAWILVLDTKGINVWCAAGKGTFGTDELVRRIESTGLAGIVSHRKVIVPQLGAPGISWPEVMRRTKFLVEYGPVRARDLPEYLKTHAATPAMRRVEFPFIDRLVLTPVEFMHAILPTAALAAALWFLAGPVAALAIIAAVLAGTVLFPALLPFIPTHDFSSKGLMLGVIIAIPFAYAFGTAAGVPAWANAAGALAAVLVMPAVTAYLALNFTGSTTFTSRTGVKKEIFRYVPVMAVMAAAGSLAAIILGVSRLLGVI; this comes from the coding sequence ATGGAACAATCCAAAAACCCATGCACCTGCATGCCAGAACTACAGACCCGGTCATGTGGCTGCCAGGAATCCGCTCTGAAGCCTGCAGGGATACGGACCACTGATAGCACGATCACCTTCGCAAACCGGTTCGACCACTTCCTTGCCCGCTGGAGCTGGAAGCGGGAGGCGCACCGGGTGGAGCCCGGCCTGTACCGGCTCGGGAACCCGGGTACGGAATCGCCGGTCTTTGCATCGGCCAACTACACGCTCAGCTTCGATGCCCTCCGCTCGGCACTTGCCGGGACAGATGCATGGATCCTTGTGCTGGATACAAAGGGGATCAATGTCTGGTGCGCTGCGGGAAAAGGGACGTTCGGGACGGATGAACTGGTGCGGCGCATTGAGTCCACCGGCCTTGCCGGTATTGTCAGCCACCGGAAGGTCATTGTCCCGCAGCTCGGGGCCCCGGGAATATCCTGGCCGGAGGTTATGAGAAGGACGAAGTTCCTGGTCGAATACGGCCCGGTCCGGGCCCGCGACCTGCCGGAGTACCTGAAGACGCACGCGGCAACGCCGGCCATGCGCCGGGTTGAATTCCCGTTCATTGACCGGCTCGTCCTGACACCGGTAGAGTTCATGCACGCGATACTCCCGACAGCCGCTCTCGCGGCAGCCCTCTGGTTCCTTGCCGGGCCGGTTGCAGCGCTCGCGATCATTGCCGCTGTCCTTGCCGGGACCGTTCTCTTCCCTGCCCTGCTCCCGTTCATTCCCACGCACGACTTCTCATCAAAGGGGCTGATGCTGGGCGTTATCATCGCCATCCCCTTCGCGTACGCTTTCGGCACTGCTGCCGGCGTACCGGCCTGGGCGAATGCTGCGGGTGCTCTCGCAGCAGTCCTCGTCATGCCAGCGGTCACGGCATACCTTGCCCTCAACTTCACGGGCAGTACTACGTTCACGTCACGAACCGGAGTGAAGAAGGAGATCTTCCGGTACGTGCCGGTCATGGCAGTGATGGCGGCAGCCGGATCGCTTGCGGCAATCATCCTTGGCGTGAGCCGGCTCCTCGGGGTGATCTGA
- the hgcB gene encoding mercury methylation ferredoxin HgcB, whose amino-acid sequence MFNSYTETSLELHADRCINCKRCMQVCPHAVFTEGREHVILSRPAACMECGACAKNCPVQAIEVQSGVGCAWAMIGAALRGKDMDTECSCGGEDGSCCGNSST is encoded by the coding sequence ATGTTCAACTCGTATACTGAAACATCCCTGGAACTGCATGCCGATCGCTGCATCAACTGCAAACGTTGTATGCAGGTGTGCCCGCATGCGGTCTTTACCGAAGGCAGGGAGCATGTCATCCTGTCCCGGCCCGCGGCCTGTATGGAATGCGGTGCCTGTGCGAAGAACTGTCCGGTGCAGGCGATCGAGGTGCAGAGCGGCGTTGGCTGTGCCTGGGCGATGATCGGTGCAGCCCTCCGGGGAAAGGACATGGACACGGAGTGCAGCTGCGGCGGGGAAGACGGCTCCTGCTGCGGAAATTCCTCCACCTAA
- a CDS encoding RNase J family beta-CASP ribonuclease, translating into MEIEIIAVGGYDEVGRNMTAVRCGKDIVIFDMGLRLDQLMIHEDAEVDEMHSLDLIKIRAIPDDTVLQKVEGAVKAIVCSHGHLDHIGAIPKLAHRYKAPIISTPYATELIRQQIEGEKKFGVANRLVALRAGQKFTISPTLVLEFVRTQHSIIDTVTPVLHTPHGAVVYACDFKFDRTPVIGEPPDFARMRQIGKEGVLALIVESTYIHRPGRCPSERIARDLVRDVITSFEDDKNGIVVSTFSSHISRLKTIAECAHEIGRKPVFLGRSMEKYSVTAEQMKFVSFPKTASVYGNRKTVDRMMRQMMKEGKDKFLPIVTGHQGEPGSTLTRMALGETPFQISKGDKVIFSANIIPNPMNIGSRYALTHRLKFAGARVFEDLHVSGHAYREDHYEFLQILNPEHIIPAHADITMTAGYAEFAGGLGYTANSTVHPVKNGSRVRVH; encoded by the coding sequence ATGGAAATAGAAATCATAGCCGTTGGCGGATACGACGAGGTCGGACGGAACATGACCGCGGTCCGCTGTGGCAAGGACATTGTCATCTTCGACATGGGCCTTCGCCTGGACCAGCTGATGATCCACGAAGATGCCGAGGTCGATGAGATGCATTCCCTCGACCTGATCAAGATCCGGGCAATACCGGACGACACCGTCCTCCAGAAAGTCGAAGGGGCCGTAAAAGCCATCGTCTGCTCGCACGGGCATCTCGACCATATCGGGGCGATCCCGAAACTCGCCCACCGGTACAAGGCCCCGATCATCTCTACCCCGTATGCCACGGAACTGATCCGCCAGCAGATCGAGGGGGAGAAGAAATTCGGCGTGGCCAACCGCCTTGTCGCGCTCCGGGCAGGCCAGAAATTCACGATCTCCCCGACCCTTGTCCTGGAATTCGTGCGCACCCAGCACTCGATCATCGATACGGTGACCCCGGTCCTCCACACCCCTCACGGCGCCGTGGTGTATGCCTGCGACTTCAAGTTCGACCGGACACCGGTCATCGGCGAACCACCGGATTTTGCACGGATGCGGCAGATAGGAAAGGAGGGGGTTCTCGCGCTTATCGTGGAAAGCACGTACATCCACCGTCCCGGCCGGTGCCCGAGCGAGCGGATTGCCCGCGATCTTGTCCGGGATGTCATCACCAGTTTCGAGGATGACAAAAACGGCATCGTGGTCTCGACCTTCTCGTCCCACATCTCCCGCTTAAAGACCATCGCGGAATGCGCCCACGAGATCGGCAGGAAACCGGTATTTCTCGGGCGGTCGATGGAGAAGTATTCTGTCACTGCTGAGCAGATGAAGTTCGTCTCGTTCCCGAAAACGGCGAGCGTGTACGGGAACCGGAAGACCGTTGACCGTATGATGCGCCAGATGATGAAGGAAGGAAAGGACAAGTTCCTGCCGATCGTTACCGGCCATCAGGGAGAACCCGGCTCCACACTGACGCGGATGGCACTCGGGGAGACGCCCTTCCAGATCTCGAAGGGAGACAAGGTGATCTTCTCGGCAAATATCATCCCGAACCCGATGAACATCGGGAGCCGGTATGCCCTCACGCACCGGCTGAAATTCGCCGGCGCCCGGGTTTTTGAGGACCTGCATGTCAGCGGCCATGCGTACCGGGAGGACCATTACGAGTTTCTCCAGATCCTGAATCCCGAGCACATCATTCCGGCCCATGCGGATATCACGATGACGGCAGGATATGCTGAATTCGCCGGGGGACTCGGGTACACGGCAAACAGCACGGTCCACCCGGTCAAAAACGGGTCGCGGGTCCGGGTCCACTAA
- a CDS encoding cation diffusion facilitator family transporter: MDKVSADRIKQKTARLSVISNSILVVMKFVIGFAIGSVSIISEAIHSSMDLIAAVIAFFSVKKSSEPPDAGHAFGHGKFEDISGLVEAILIFIAAFLIIIEAVKKLLGEPTEHFTPDLLILGIAIMGISGLVNWYVSSRLMKVAKQTESIALESDAWHLRTDVYTSLGVMAGLILIRLTGIPLFDPLFALGVAVIIMKAAFDLTKRSFSDLIDHSIPEKDEQRIRQIICEHASDYAGFHDLKTRRSGPEIFIEFHLVMSGEITVIESHDFADHLENDLMLEYPRSTVTIHIEPCSEGKCNRCGEFCTFNKKKDDFGNNDDLMHEQKEQPE, from the coding sequence ATGGACAAGGTATCGGCCGATCGCATCAAGCAGAAGACCGCACGCCTCTCGGTCATCTCCAACTCCATCCTTGTCGTGATGAAGTTCGTCATCGGGTTTGCCATTGGCTCTGTCAGTATCATCTCCGAGGCGATCCACTCATCGATGGACCTCATTGCCGCGGTCATCGCGTTCTTCTCGGTGAAAAAATCATCGGAACCCCCGGATGCCGGCCATGCCTTCGGGCACGGCAAGTTCGAGGATATCTCCGGCCTTGTTGAAGCCATCCTCATCTTCATTGCAGCGTTTCTCATCATCATCGAGGCAGTAAAGAAACTGCTGGGCGAACCTACCGAGCACTTCACTCCCGACCTGCTCATCCTCGGTATTGCGATCATGGGCATCTCTGGCCTTGTGAACTGGTACGTTTCAAGCCGGCTCATGAAAGTCGCAAAGCAGACAGAGTCTATTGCGCTTGAGAGCGATGCCTGGCACCTGCGGACTGATGTGTATACCTCCCTCGGAGTCATGGCCGGGCTTATCCTCATCAGGCTGACGGGTATTCCCCTCTTCGATCCGCTCTTTGCGCTGGGGGTTGCCGTTATCATCATGAAAGCCGCATTCGACCTGACAAAACGGTCCTTCTCGGATCTCATCGACCACAGCATACCTGAAAAGGATGAGCAGCGGATCCGGCAGATCATTTGCGAACATGCAAGCGATTACGCGGGGTTCCACGACCTGAAAACCCGCAGATCCGGCCCTGAGATCTTTATCGAGTTCCACCTTGTGATGTCCGGGGAGATCACCGTCATCGAGTCGCACGATTTTGCCGATCACCTGGAAAATGATCTCATGCTCGAATATCCCCGTTCAACTGTCACGATCCATATCGAGCCATGCAGCGAAGGCAAGTGCAACCGCTGCGGGGAGTTCTGTACCTTCAATAAGAAAAAGGATGATTTCGGGAACAACGACGACCTCATGCACGAACAGAAGGAACAGCCGGAATAG
- a CDS encoding DUF169 domain-containing protein, whose protein sequence is MATGVKIPINYAQAAESLRKLLKLKGSPVAFRFATKKEDIPAGMEKLDKTIRHCSMVGLARNEGKIFYSTVENHECNGGAWSLGLKELTETLKTGDFYFKLGKFESSAACKRTIDRVAHLNPGETYATMYAPLEKAPFDPQVVIIVASPWAMLKLSQSTMFRVGGRIHAEFAGIQSVCADACAQTYLNGKVNFSLGCDGSRKFSGIEDGEMVMGIPAEILPELVEALNVVAAAPGSKPGAK, encoded by the coding sequence ATGGCAACAGGTGTCAAGATACCCATCAATTATGCACAGGCGGCCGAATCGCTCAGGAAACTCCTGAAGCTGAAAGGCTCCCCGGTTGCGTTCCGGTTCGCGACAAAGAAAGAGGACATCCCTGCTGGCATGGAGAAGCTCGACAAGACGATCCGGCACTGCTCCATGGTCGGGCTTGCCAGGAATGAAGGGAAGATCTTCTATTCCACGGTGGAAAACCACGAATGCAATGGCGGTGCCTGGTCGCTGGGCTTGAAGGAGCTCACCGAGACCTTAAAGACCGGCGATTTCTACTTTAAGCTGGGCAAGTTCGAGAGTTCGGCTGCCTGCAAGCGGACCATCGACCGGGTCGCCCACTTAAACCCCGGTGAAACCTACGCGACAATGTACGCTCCGCTCGAAAAGGCTCCGTTCGACCCGCAGGTCGTCATCATTGTCGCAAGCCCGTGGGCCATGCTTAAGCTTTCGCAGAGCACTATGTTCCGCGTAGGCGGGAGGATCCATGCGGAATTCGCAGGCATTCAGTCGGTCTGCGCCGATGCATGTGCCCAGACCTACCTGAACGGGAAGGTCAACTTCTCGCTCGGGTGCGATGGTTCACGGAAGTTCTCCGGGATCGAGGACGGGGAGATGGTAATGGGCATTCCGGCCGAGATTTTGCCCGAACTTGTCGAGGCGCTGAACGTTGTTGCAGCCGCCCCGGGATCGAAGCCTGGTGCAAAATAA
- a CDS encoding pyridoxamine 5'-phosphate oxidase family protein codes for MVKLNADMKEAFPKMKVFPVATASKDGTPNVVPLAMVSLHDDETIWITDNFMNKSMTNIRTNPKVAIYIWGPEIKGCFQIKGVASIKNSGKEYEEMKAEINRKRPELPARSLVIVKITEVFECKPGPTAGSKLI; via the coding sequence ATGGTGAAGCTGAACGCAGACATGAAAGAAGCATTCCCGAAGATGAAGGTCTTCCCGGTGGCAACGGCATCGAAGGACGGGACCCCAAACGTGGTCCCCCTTGCGATGGTCTCCCTCCACGATGACGAGACCATCTGGATCACGGACAACTTCATGAACAAGAGCATGACCAACATCCGCACCAACCCGAAGGTTGCCATTTATATCTGGGGGCCGGAGATCAAGGGTTGTTTCCAGATCAAGGGAGTCGCCTCGATCAAGAACAGCGGTAAGGAGTATGAGGAGATGAAGGCCGAGATCAACCGGAAGAGACCCGAACTTCCTGCACGGTCGCTGGTCATCGTGAAGATCACGGAAGTCTTCGAGTGCAAGCCCGGACCAACAGCGGGATCGAAGCTGATCTGA
- a CDS encoding aminotransferase class V-fold PLP-dependent enzyme, which translates to MLEPPVKKVLYWCDECNVPLVAKSCACGREGKRIELLQPYELRPALSADHALIRRLVQEQFGDVPVAKVLLLNKTGGVDRADLVLMHGERFGWLTFDPVKRSFAFDLAPEVLPFIIRYATRGVLDLEAITDIRKGQGRVGGKRLVLTRPVPNGSVIVKYKGKYGTGVVNDGSIKVKELAAVEPRTRPDPDWDVVIEKNRYHLKNLERNAVRAIKHHITDRPTANISFSGGKDSTAVLHLARKAGVTKAFFIDTGLEFPETIAFVKSQGVEIVGGAGDFWQAVEKAGPPGKDNRWCCKFQKLRPLKLYLAKVGPCVTIQGNRWYESWNRASLEETSQNPDNPLQLNVSPIRNWRALEVFLYLWWQKAEMNPLYEQGIERIGCFLCPAMLESEYEQIRVTHPEYAKRWDDFVERWAAKKGLPEEYCQWGLWRWRALPKKMRELCREKGIAVNEDFTLKQTGPKKRADEMVDIGRERTMKTAMQEKPTEDLDLTGIRKDFPLVSEVVYFDNAATSLSPEPVIQSLVEFERNYRANVGRGIHRLTQIASQRYWHAHEKVAEFIGAKGGVTVFTKSSTESINMMAQGFAWKSGDRVLTTVLEHHANLLPWYRLKDRGVAVDFADIRDDYTFDLAAFEAAITDRTRLVAITHTSNVLGVITPVQEVAKICHDHGALLLVDMAQSVPHMPVDIMALGCDFAAFSGHKMLGPTGTGVLWMKEPVIEPLLLGGGIVESVTRSGYTLVEGYQRYEAGTGNIAGGIGLGVAVDYLIRLGMERVRRHEQALTTRVIDGLKKMPRTTVYVPDSPDRRVGVISFTVEGLHPHEVAQRLDEMADIMVRSGHHCCMPLMDRLGLPNGTVRASLGLYNTIDEVDLFLATMEEITR; encoded by the coding sequence ATGCTGGAGCCACCGGTCAAGAAGGTGCTGTACTGGTGCGACGAGTGCAACGTCCCGCTGGTCGCGAAGAGCTGTGCCTGTGGCCGCGAGGGAAAGAGGATCGAGCTCCTCCAGCCCTACGAGCTCCGCCCCGCCCTCTCCGCGGACCATGCACTGATCCGGCGGCTTGTGCAGGAGCAGTTCGGCGATGTTCCCGTGGCAAAGGTCCTCCTCCTGAACAAGACCGGGGGTGTCGACCGGGCAGACCTCGTGCTCATGCACGGGGAGCGGTTCGGCTGGCTCACGTTCGACCCGGTGAAGCGGAGTTTTGCCTTCGATCTCGCTCCCGAAGTGCTCCCGTTCATTATCCGGTATGCAACCCGGGGTGTGCTGGATCTGGAAGCTATAACGGATATCAGAAAAGGACAGGGGAGGGTTGGCGGGAAACGCCTTGTCCTGACAAGGCCGGTCCCGAACGGGTCCGTGATCGTGAAATACAAGGGAAAATACGGGACAGGCGTGGTAAATGACGGGTCGATCAAGGTAAAGGAGCTTGCCGCCGTTGAGCCCCGCACCCGCCCGGACCCGGACTGGGATGTGGTGATCGAAAAGAACCGGTACCATCTGAAGAACCTGGAGCGGAACGCGGTCCGGGCGATAAAACACCACATTACCGACCGTCCCACCGCGAATATCTCGTTCTCCGGCGGCAAGGACAGCACGGCAGTGCTCCACCTTGCCCGGAAGGCCGGCGTGACAAAGGCCTTCTTTATCGATACCGGTCTTGAATTCCCCGAGACAATCGCATTCGTGAAGTCGCAGGGAGTCGAGATTGTCGGGGGTGCGGGTGACTTCTGGCAGGCTGTGGAGAAGGCCGGGCCGCCGGGGAAGGACAACCGGTGGTGCTGCAAGTTCCAGAAGCTCCGGCCGCTCAAACTCTACCTTGCAAAGGTCGGTCCCTGCGTAACAATCCAGGGCAACCGGTGGTACGAGTCCTGGAACCGGGCAAGTCTCGAAGAGACGAGCCAGAACCCCGACAACCCGCTCCAGCTCAATGTCTCGCCCATCCGGAACTGGCGGGCCCTTGAGGTCTTCCTCTACCTCTGGTGGCAGAAGGCAGAGATGAACCCTCTCTACGAACAGGGCATCGAGCGGATCGGCTGCTTTCTCTGCCCGGCCATGCTGGAGAGCGAGTACGAGCAGATCCGGGTCACCCACCCGGAGTACGCAAAGCGCTGGGACGACTTCGTGGAACGATGGGCTGCAAAGAAAGGGCTGCCGGAGGAGTACTGCCAGTGGGGACTCTGGCGCTGGAGAGCGCTCCCGAAGAAGATGCGGGAACTCTGCCGGGAGAAGGGAATTGCAGTGAACGAGGACTTCACCCTGAAACAGACCGGGCCAAAGAAGAGGGCTGATGAAATGGTTGATATCGGGAGAGAGAGAACGATGAAGACAGCAATGCAGGAAAAGCCTACGGAGGACCTCGATCTGACCGGGATAAGGAAAGACTTCCCGCTCGTTTCCGAGGTTGTATACTTCGACAATGCAGCAACCAGCCTCTCCCCGGAGCCGGTCATCCAGTCGCTTGTCGAGTTCGAGCGTAACTACCGTGCCAACGTGGGGCGCGGCATCCACCGCCTCACCCAGATCGCGTCCCAGCGGTACTGGCACGCCCACGAGAAGGTGGCGGAGTTCATCGGCGCAAAAGGTGGCGTCACCGTCTTCACGAAAAGCTCCACCGAGTCGATCAACATGATGGCGCAGGGATTCGCGTGGAAGTCAGGTGACCGCGTGCTCACCACTGTTCTCGAGCACCACGCAAACCTTCTGCCCTGGTACCGGCTGAAAGATCGTGGCGTTGCTGTCGACTTCGCGGACATCAGGGACGATTACACGTTCGACCTTGCAGCATTCGAGGCCGCCATCACGGACAGGACGCGGCTTGTCGCCATCACCCATACCTCGAACGTGCTGGGTGTCATTACCCCCGTGCAGGAGGTCGCGAAGATCTGCCACGACCACGGGGCCCTCCTCCTTGTGGACATGGCCCAGAGCGTTCCTCACATGCCCGTTGACATCATGGCGCTCGGTTGCGACTTTGCGGCTTTCTCCGGCCACAAGATGCTCGGCCCCACCGGCACGGGCGTTCTCTGGATGAAGGAGCCGGTCATCGAGCCGCTCCTGCTGGGAGGAGGGATCGTGGAGTCCGTCACGCGGTCAGGATATACGCTGGTGGAAGGGTACCAGCGATACGAGGCCGGGACCGGTAACATCGCAGGGGGGATTGGCCTCGGGGTTGCGGTTGACTATCTCATCCGGCTCGGCATGGAGCGCGTGCGGAGGCACGAGCAGGCACTCACCACGCGGGTCATTGACGGCCTCAAGAAAATGCCCCGTACTACGGTCTATGTTCCCGATTCCCCTGACAGGAGAGTGGGGGTGATCTCGTTCACGGTCGAGGGACTGCACCCCCACGAGGTTGCCCAGCGTCTTGACGAGATGGCCGATATCATGGTCCGGTCCGGCCACCACTGCTGCATGCCTCTCATGGACCGGCTCGGGCTTCCGAATGGGACCGTGCGGGCAAGCCTCGGGTTGTACAATACTATAGATGAAGTGGATCTCTTCCTGGCAACAATGGAAGAGATCACCCGGTAA
- the thiM gene encoding hydroxyethylthiazole kinase, which yields MKKQQIADIFSRVREKRPLVHHITNYVTVNDCANITLCAGGAPVMADAVEEAVEMAAIANALVLNIGTLNRVQIESMELAGSMANEQKIPVILDPVGVGATQYRTKTAQRLMDRLDITVLKGNAGEIGVLAGAEANVRGVDSHGLSGDPVCIAQEYAEAAGLTVAISGATDVITDGKHTLLVENGHPMMGSISGTGCMAASVTGVFVAESKDPVLAAAAAFAAFGIAGERSAASARGPGSFKKGLFDELATLSPEDLARAARMKTV from the coding sequence ATGAAGAAACAGCAGATTGCTGACATTTTCTCCCGTGTGAGGGAGAAACGCCCGCTTGTCCACCATATCACGAATTACGTGACAGTCAATGACTGTGCCAACATCACGCTCTGTGCCGGCGGTGCCCCGGTCATGGCCGATGCCGTGGAGGAAGCAGTGGAGATGGCAGCGATAGCAAACGCACTTGTCCTCAACATCGGGACACTCAACAGGGTACAGATCGAGTCCATGGAACTTGCCGGCAGCATGGCGAACGAACAGAAGATCCCGGTCATCCTCGATCCGGTGGGGGTCGGTGCAACGCAGTACCGGACAAAGACCGCACAGCGGCTCATGGACCGGCTCGATATTACGGTCCTCAAGGGCAATGCCGGCGAGATCGGTGTGCTGGCCGGTGCCGAAGCAAACGTCAGGGGTGTCGACTCCCATGGATTGTCCGGCGACCCGGTCTGCATTGCACAGGAGTATGCGGAGGCAGCCGGCCTGACTGTTGCCATCAGCGGTGCAACGGATGTAATCACCGACGGGAAGCATACGCTGCTCGTGGAGAATGGCCACCCGATGATGGGCAGCATCTCCGGAACAGGCTGCATGGCAGCATCCGTCACCGGAGTTTTTGTGGCTGAATCAAAAGATCCGGTCCTTGCAGCAGCTGCAGCCTTTGCCGCGTTCGGCATTGCCGGCGAACGGTCAGCGGCATCGGCGCGGGGACCCGGCAGTTTCAAGAAAGGGCTCTTCGATGAGCTTGCCACCCTCTCCCCGGAAGACCTTGCCCGGGCAGCAAGGATGAAAACCGTATAG
- the thiE gene encoding thiamine phosphate synthase: MKLDLYVITDEGLAGGLPHSEIARRAVLGGADVIQFRDKTLTSREMVRVGREIGEITRKAGTLFIVNDRLDIALTCGADGVHLGQDDMGCGTARQLSPAGFIIGISVGSVDEALAAEQQGADYVAVSPVFPTGSKADAGPGYGLATLKDIRSAVSILVIGIGGIGPANAADVIGAGADGIAVISAVVSQPDITAAARRLSAIIAASKRARGGTP, encoded by the coding sequence ATGAAACTTGACCTGTACGTTATCACTGACGAAGGCCTTGCAGGCGGCCTGCCGCACAGCGAGATCGCCCGGCGGGCGGTTCTTGGTGGTGCTGACGTCATCCAGTTCCGGGACAAGACCCTCACCTCCCGCGAGATGGTGCGGGTTGGCCGCGAGATAGGGGAAATTACGCGGAAGGCCGGAACGCTCTTCATCGTCAACGACCGGCTGGACATTGCTCTTACCTGCGGGGCTGACGGCGTCCATCTCGGCCAGGATGATATGGGGTGCGGCACGGCCCGCCAGCTCTCCCCGGCCGGATTTATCATCGGTATATCGGTGGGGTCCGTTGACGAAGCCCTTGCCGCAGAACAGCAGGGTGCCGACTATGTGGCAGTCAGCCCGGTCTTCCCCACCGGCTCAAAAGCCGATGCAGGCCCGGGATACGGGCTCGCCACCCTGAAGGATATCCGGTCTGCCGTCAGCATATTGGTCATCGGCATCGGCGGCATCGGACCGGCCAATGCTGCTGACGTCATTGGAGCAGGAGCGGACGGGATCGCGGTCATCTCCGCGGTTGTCTCGCAGCCTGATATCACGGCAGCGGCACGCAGGCTTTCTGCGATCATTGCCGCATCGAAACGCGCACGGGGAGGAACGCCATGA
- a CDS encoding DNA polymerase ligase N-terminal domain-containing protein, translating into MTGGTTPRFVLHEHFARHHHFDFRLEHDGVLASWAVPKGLPEKAGERRLAIAVEDHPLDYIGFEGTIPEGDYGAGEVKIADTGTYEPLEWGPGRIEVHLSGSRYTGKYVLIRFKKAGEREWLVLRTKV; encoded by the coding sequence ATGACGGGCGGTACCACGCCGCGTTTTGTCCTGCACGAGCATTTTGCCCGGCACCACCACTTCGACTTCCGGCTGGAGCACGACGGCGTGCTTGCCAGCTGGGCAGTGCCCAAAGGGCTGCCGGAGAAGGCCGGCGAACGGCGGCTGGCGATCGCAGTCGAAGACCATCCCCTCGACTATATCGGCTTTGAGGGAACGATCCCGGAAGGGGACTACGGGGCAGGAGAAGTGAAGATCGCCGATACCGGGACGTACGAACCTCTCGAATGGGGGCCCGGGCGCATCGAAGTTCACTTAAGCGGCAGCCGGTATACCGGAAAATACGTTCTCATCCGGTTTAAGAAAGCAGGGGAAAGAGAGTGGCTTGTCCTCCGTACAAAAGTGTGA